Proteins found in one Takifugu rubripes chromosome 17, fTakRub1.2, whole genome shotgun sequence genomic segment:
- the pdcd11 gene encoding protein RRP5 homolog isoform X3: MASVEEDFPRGGTVSKPTSSKIVAQRTDVDNLFQSNEESETKKRKGTLKDDGKKIKKPKAGKEKEETLTLNASAKIVEILHIKNVREGMLLLGCVKDVADFEVTVSLPCGLQGFLSIRNISDSYTKMLSEQLDSADMEDICSLPDLLCPGMIVRCAVAKLDTSKGGNLSIQLSINPKLVNKALTTSSLNAGMALSGCVESVEDHGYIVDIGIKGTNAFLPKKKGPNNQEDLKVGQYVTSTVEAVKNEGRVVRLSVSQLNSSQACIRSTQGWNLTNLLPGLLVNATIKKVTKHGLSVSFLSSFTGQVDFLHMEPKEASSYKEGDEVRACVLYVEPSTRLVALSLRSYLLQPGIRVDPCPPGDDRVGEVVKSCKMTTVHHMSGAILELPDKTMAFAHKNHLREPKAQLNENRLLAMPEHTCRILDFSLMDNIYFVSLRKSVIDKPFFRYHDLQAGQVVEGTVTVLLAHGMVVHLADHIKGLVPRTHLSDILLKNPEKKYTEGMKVKCRVLSVEPEHKKLFLTRKKALVESSLPLFRTISDARPGCVSHGYIVCIKDFGCIVRFYNDVKGLVPLSELGSEPISQPKDFFYIGQVLKTKVLQCDREKAKLLLSFKGVMEGAAEQTAAPKLDCKKLEAKVLKKMPNGLEVAILPEEIRAYLPTMHLSDHLSNCPLLWECLQEGDSISNLIYINRSHQNITLTKKPTIRWSLEEGVAAKDFSEIKVGTQLFGWIKNIMPYGVFVEFPYGLVGLAPKSAMADRFISDTKTTYQLGQTVIAKVTNLDEEKRRFLVTLKISEVISPVGDVLTRLINGLQERKAMTEMSLARDDSELRQQLAALSVGQRLKLTVNTATDNGATFVSDELHGATIQASKHHVTGMNLVPGQKVTAVILHIDLLSTCVHVSILSRLLGKKRSLNEGSKYTATVEHINQDFAVIFLDNTAHLTVIQTSSHLNHTDIQELKLGMSLTVELIEASCEKAHGLPLVAWERSAPKRQNVPSASQKGCCFGEVVQAKVKSVKPTLIQVTLEDGSTGTVHVSEVMDPKDLCQGFLPTLSVKVGSTVTARVIGGREASSHRLLPFSHPNFKYTILDLTLIPSKLDKSVALKSVSIKEHLNSYKVGEEITCFVSKFHPDRKVLEVTTHPGVTGTVELLAMVTNPRNATHPESVFKVGQAVYAKVVERSTKPQRFILSLTGVTKLEKGAVTLGMVVNIDPQKGLLVKLPFGGMGTVAITDLADAYRPNPLGGYSKNQILRFFLLGNNNGKWQLSLRPSRLNAEAKTVKDPEILSVDELKEGQIIRGYIKSVEKCGIFIRLSRSIVGRTELHHSTKYVCNNHKILSEHLPPSTLITTKILSIDTEEESVSLSLLPKDTGKSDVLPESLGLPLHLFEEEKTKCEVQKRNNKRKLSESEQVSKKKKKKKSKADGNDSGVEVYFREEDDDDDDDDAKKPQSGSIKQETQSSAGLSRLQVAAGFSWDVGLNSLKPLSAVQESESSDEEEPDKSNKAQKKSRHELEQGKKAAEKALMQREAELMDPSLQPEDAAAFERLLLASPNSSLLWLQYMAHHLQATQIEQARAVAERALKTISFREEQEKLNVWVALLNLENMYGTEESLKKVFERALQFCEPMPVYQQLADIYTKSEKMKEAESLYKTMVKRFRQHKAVWLSYGTFLLQRGQSDAANSLLQRALKSMPSKESVDVIAKFAQLEFRYGDAERGRTMFDKVLTSYPKRTDLWSVFIDLMIKHGSQKDVRELFDRVIHLSVSVKKIKFFFKRYLEYEKKHGTPQSVQAVKEKAVEFVESKGVEASK, encoded by the exons ATGGCATCAGTGGAAGAGGATTTCCCTCGTGGGGGGACAGTATCGAAACCCACCTCGAGTAAAATAGTGGCGCAGCGGACAGATGTGGATAACTTGTTCCAG TCTAATGAAGAGTCAGAAACGAAAAAAAGGAAGGGGACTTTAAAAGATGATGGAAAGAAGATCAAGAAACCTAAAGCAggcaaagaaaaagaggaaacccTGACTCTGAACGCATCAGCCAAAATTGTGGAAATCTTGCATATCAAG AATGTGAGGGAGGGTATGCTGTTGCTGGGTTGTGTTAAGGACGTAGCAGACTTCGAGGTGACAGTCAGCCTGCCTTGTGGCCTGCAAGGCTTCCTCAGCATCAGAAACATCTCTGACTCGTATACAAAGATGCTTAGTGAGCAGCTGGATTCAGCTGATATGGAG GACATTTGTTCACTGCCAGACCTCCTTTGTCCCGGGATGATAGTGAGGTGTGCAGTTGCCAAATTGGACACGTCCAAAGGAGGTAACCTTAGCatccagctgtcaatcaatcCAAAGCTGGTCAACAAGGCTCTCACTACAAGCTCTCTGAATGCTGGCATG GCTTTAAGTGGATGCGTGGAAAGTGTGGAGGACCATGGCTACATTGTAGATATAGGCATCAAAGGAACTAACGCCTTCCTGCCTAAGAAAAAGGGACCTAACAATCAGGAAG ATCTGAAAGTGGGTCAGTATGTGACATCTACAGTAGAGGCAGTAAAAAATGAAGGACGGGTGGTCCGTCTTTCTGTCAGCCAGCTAAACAGCAGTCAGGCCTGTATTCGGTCAACTCAGGGATGGAACCTCACCAACCTTCTGCCTGGTCTTCTGGTTAACGCTACAAtcaaaaag GTGACCAAACATGGACTGAGTGTGTCCTTCTTGTCCTCCTTCACTGGCCAGGTGGACTTTCTCCACATGGAGCCAAAAGAGGCATCAAGCTACAAAGAGGGGGATGAG GTTCGTGCCTGCGTGTTGTACGTGGAGCCGTCCACCCGTCTGGTGGCTCTGAGCCTACGCAGCTACCTCCTTCAACCAGGAATCAGGGTTGACCCGTGTCCTCCTGGAGATGACCGCGTTGGAGAGGTGGTGAAGTCCTGCAAGATGACCACAGTTCACCACATGTCTGGAGCCATACTGGAACTGCCAGACAAAACCATGGCCTTCGCTCAC AAAAACCACCTTAGAGAGCCCAAAGCCCAACTTAATGAAAACAGACTACTGGCCATGCCTGAACACACCTGCAGGATTCTGGATTTTAGCCTGATGGACAACATTTATTTTGTTAGTCTTCGCAA GAGTGTGATTGACAAGCCCTTCTTTAGATACCATGATCTTCAGGCTGGTCAGGTCGTAGAG GGGACAGTGACAGTCCTGCTGGCTCATGGCATGGTGGTGCATCTGGCCGACCACATCAAGGGCCTGGTACCACGAACGCACCTCTCCGACATCCTCCTTAAAAACCCAGAGAAGAAGTATACGGAGGGCATGAAGGTCAAATGTCGC GTGCTGTCAGTAGAGCCGGAACATAAGAAGCTCTTCCTGACCAGGAAGAAGGCCCTGGTTGAAAGCTCCTTGCCATTGTTCCGCACCATTTCGGATGCTCGCCCCGGCTGCGTATCCCACGGTTATATTGTCTGCATCAAAGACTTTGGCTGCATAGTTCGTTTCTACAATGACGTCAAAGGTCTGGTGCCGCTCAGCGAGCTCGGTTCAGAGCCCATCAGCCAGCCCAAGGATTTCTTTTATATAGGGCAG GTTTTGAAGACTAAAGTTCTTCAATGTGATCGCGAGAAGGCCAAGTTGCTGCTGTCTTTTaaaggggtgatggagggagctgcagagcaaaccGCTGCACCCAAGCTTGACTGCAAG AAGCTGGAAGCTAAGGTCCTGAAAAAGATGCCCAACGGGCTGGAGGTAGCCATTCTCCCTGAAGAAATCCGTGCATAtcttcccacaatgcatctttCTGATCACTTGTCCAACTGCCCGCTGCTGTGGGAATGCTTACAAGAAGGAGACAGCATCTCAAACCTCATCTACATCAATAGGAGTCACCAGAATATC ACACTGACCAAAAAACCAACCATCAGGTGGTCGCTGGAAGAAGGAGTGGCTGCCAAAGACTTCTCTGAAATTAAAGTTGGAACACAGCTGTTTGGCTGGATCAAGAACATAATGCCTTATGGTGTTTTTGTAGAGTTCCCATACGGCCTTGTTGGCCTTGCACCCAAATCT GCCATGGCTGACAGATTCATCAGCGACACCAAAACTACCTACCAGCTGGGCCAGACTGTCATTGCCAAGGTGACCAACCTGGATGAGGAGAAACGGCGTTTCCTGGTCACGCTGAAGATTTCGGAGGTCATATCCCCAGTGGGGGATGTCCTGACCCGACTGATTAATGGGCTTCAGGAGAGGAAAGCCATGACTGAGATGTCGTTAGCAAGAG ATGACAGCGAGCTTCGCCAGCAGCTGGCTGCACTGTCTGTCGGCCAGAGGCTGAAACTGACTGTAAACACTGCAACAGACAACGGCGCCACGTTTGTGTCTGACGAGCTGCACGGCGCAACCATACAGGCGTCTAAGCACCACGTCACGG GTATGAATTTGGTTCCAGGACAGAAAGTTACGGCAGTCATCCTCCATATTGACCTTCTGTCCACATGTGTCCACGTGTCCATCCTATCCAGGCTTTTGGGGAAGAAGAGATCC ttgAATGAAGGATCCAAATACACAGCGACTGTGGAGCACATCAACCAAGACTTTGCCGTCATCTTCCTGGATAATACAGCACATCTGACTGTGATCCAGACCAGCAGCCACCTGAACCACACAGACATCCAGGAGCTGAAGCTGGGGATGAGTTTGACGGTGGAGCTCATAGAAGCCAGCTGTGAGAAGGCACATGGGCTCCCCCTAGTGGCCTGGGAGCGCAGCGCTCCAAAGCGCCAGAACGTGCCCTCAGCCAGCCAGAAGGGCTGTTGCTTTGGTGAAGTCGTGCAGGCTAAAGTGAAGTCAGTGAAGCCGACCCTCATTCAGGTCACCTTAGAGGACGGAAGCACTGGCACTGTGCACGTGTCTGAGGTCATGGATCCCAAAGATTTGTGCCAGGGATTCCTCCCCACACTTTCAGTTAAAGTCGGCAGTACGGTAACCGCGAGGGTCATTGGAGGACGGGAGGCCTCCAGTCacag ATTGTTGCCATTCTCTCATCCAAATTTTAAATACACTATTTTGGACCTCACTCTAATACCCAG CAAACTGGACAAAAGTGTGGCCCTCAAATCGGTTTCGATTAAAGAACACCTTAACAGCTACAAAGTTGGGGAAGAAATCACATGCTTTGTATCAAAG TTTCACCCTGACAGGAAGGTGTTGGAAGTCACCACTCATCCCGGTGTTACTGGGACGGTTGAGCTGTTGGCCATGGTCACCAATCCAAGA AATGCCACCCACCCAGAAAGCGTGTTTAAGGTGGGTCAGGCAGTATATGCCAAAGTGGTAGAAAGGAGCACCAAACCTCAGCGCTTCATCCTGTCGCTCACAG GTGTAACTAAGCTGGAAAAGGGTGCCGTTACTCTTGGAATGGTGGTAAATATTGACCCTCAAAAAGGCCTTCTGGTCAAACTTCCCTTCGGTGGCATGGGCACTGTTGCTATCACTGACCTGGCTGATGCCTACAGGCCAAACCCCTTAGGTGGATACAGCAAAAATCAGATACTCAG GTTTTTCCTTCTTGGGAATAACAATGGCAAGTGGCAGTTGTCTTTACGTCCATCGAG GCTGAATGCAGAGGCCAAGACAGTGAAGGACCCGGAAATTTTGTCTGTAGATGAATTAAAGGAAGGCCAAATCATCAGAGGCTACATCAAATCTGTAGAAAAGTGTGGGATCTTCATCAG gCTGTCAAGGAGCATCGTGGGAAGAACGGAGCTTCACCACTCCACAAAATACGTCTGCAACAACCACAAGATCCTCTCTGAGCACCTCCCTCCCAGCACGCTGATCACCACCAAGATCCTCAG TATTGACACGGAGGAGGAGTCGGTGAgtctctctctgcttcccaAGGACACTGGGAAGTCAGATGTGCTTCCAGAGTCTCTCGGTCTGCCCCTCCATCTATTTGAAGAGGAGAAAACGAAATGTGAGGTGCAGAAGAGGAACAACAAGCGCAAGCTCTCTGAAAGTGAACAG GtctcaaagaaaaagaaaaagaagaaatcaaagGCGGATGGCAACGACAGTGGAGTAGAGGTGTACTtcagagaggaggatgatgatgatgatgacgatgacgctAAAAAACCACAGTCTGGATCCATAAAA CAGGAGACGCAGAGCTCTGCGGGGCTGTCCAGGCTGCAGGTAGCAGCAGGCTTCTCCTGGGACGTGGGACTGAATTCCCTCAAGCCCCTATCCGCAGTGCAGGAGAGCGAGTCCAGCGACGAAGAGGAACCTGACAAAAGTAACAAG GCCCAGAAGAAGTCTCGCCACGAGCTTGAGCAGGGGAAGAAGGCGGCAGAGAAGGCCCTGATGCAGCGGGAGGCCGAGCTGATGGATCCCAGCCTGCAGCCCGAGGACGCAGCCGCATTTGAGCGTTTGTTGCTCGCTTCCCCCAACAGCTCCCTGCTGTGGCTCCAGTACATGGCCCATCATCTACAGGCCACCCAGATTGAGCAGGCCCGTGCGGTGGCAGAGAGGGCCCTCAAAACCATCTCCTTCAG agaagagcaggaaaagctAAACGTGTGGGTGGCCCTGTTGAACCTGGAGAACATGTATGGCACCGAGGAGAGCCTAAAGAAGGTGTTTGAGCGGGCACTGCAGTTCTGCGAGCCCATGCCTGTGTACCAGCAGCTGGCCGACATCTACACAAAGTCTGAGAAGATGAAG GAGGCAGAGAGCCTGTATAAGACGATGGTGAAGCGCTTCCGTCAGCATAAGGCCGTGTGGCTAAGTTACGGCACGTTCCTTCTTCAGCGGGGTCAAAGTGACGCTGCCAACTCTCTCCTGCAGAGGGCGCTAAAGAGCATGCCTTCAAAAGAAA GTGTAGATGTGATCGCAAAGTTTGCTCAGCTGGAGTTCCGGTACGGCGATGCGGAGCGAGGTCGCACCATGTTTGACAAAGTCCTGACAAGCTACCCAAAACGCACAGACCTGTGGTCCGTCTTTATTGATCTTATGATTAAACATGGGTCACAGAAGGATGTCAG GGAGCTTTTTGATCGCGTGATCCATTTGAGTGTTTCGGTGAAAAAGATCAAATTCTTCTTCAAGCGCTACCTGGAGTACGAGAAGAAGCACGGCACCCCGCAGAGCGTCCAGGCGGTCAAAGAGAAGGCCGTGGAGTTTGTCGAATCCAAGGGCGTTGAAGCTTCCAAATGA
- the pdcd11 gene encoding protein RRP5 homolog isoform X2 produces MASVEEDFPRGGTVSKPTSSKIVAQRTDVDNLFQSNEESETKKRKGTLKDDGKKIKKPKAGKEKEETLTLNASAKIVEILHIKNVREGMLLLGCVKDVADFEVTVSLPCGLQGFLSIRNISDSYTKMLSEQLDSADMEDICSLPDLLCPGMIVRCAVAKLDTSKGGNLSIQLSINPKLVNKALTTSSLNAGMALSGCVESVEDHGYIVDIGIKGTNAFLPKKKGPNNQEDLKVGQYVTSTVEAVKNEGRVVRLSVSQLNSSQACIRSTQGWNLTNLLPGLLVNATIKKVTKHGLSVSFLSSFTGQVDFLHMEPKEASSYKEGDEVRACVLYVEPSTRLVALSLRSYLLQPGIRVDPCPPGDDRVGEVVKSCKMTTVHHMSGAILELPDKTMAFAHKNHLREPKAQLNENRLLAMPEHTCRILDFSLMDNIYFVSLRKSVIDKPFFRYHDLQAGQVVEGTVTVLLAHGMVVHLADHIKGLVPRTHLSDILLKNPEKKYTEGMKVKCRVLSVEPEHKKLFLTRKKALVESSLPLFRTISDARPGCVSHGYIVCIKDFGCIVRFYNDVKGLVPLSELGSEPISQPKDFFYIGQVLKTKVLQCDREKAKLLLSFKGVMEGAAEQTAAPKLDCKVGEKLEAKVLKKMPNGLEVAILPEEIRAYLPTMHLSDHLSNCPLLWECLQEGDSISNLIYINRSHQNITLTKKPTIRWSLEEGVAAKDFSEIKVGTQLFGWIKNIMPYGVFVEFPYGLVGLAPKSAMADRFISDTKTTYQLGQTVIAKVTNLDEEKRRFLVTLKISEVISPVGDVLTRLINGLQERKAMTEMSLARDDSELRQQLAALSVGQRLKLTVNTATDNGATFVSDELHGATIQASKHHVTGMNLVPGQKVTAVILHIDLLSTCVHVSILSRLLGKKRSLNEGSKYTATVEHINQDFAVIFLDNTAHLTVIQTSSHLNHTDIQELKLGMSLTVELIEASCEKAHGLPLVAWERSAPKRQNVPSASQKGCCFGEVVQAKVKSVKPTLIQVTLEDGSTGTVHVSEVMDPKDLCQGFLPTLSVKVGSTVTARVIGGREASSHRLLPFSHPNFKYTILDLTLIPSKLDKSVALKSVSIKEHLNSYKVGEEITCFVSKFHPDRKVLEVTTHPGVTGTVELLAMVTNPRNATHPESVFKVGQAVYAKVVERSTKPQRFILSLTGVTKLEKGAVTLGMVVNIDPQKGLLVKLPFGGMGTVAITDLADAYRPNPLGGYSKNQILRFFLLGNNNGKWQLSLRPSRLNAEAKTVKDPEILSVDELKEGQIIRGYIKSVEKCGIFIRLSRSIVGRTELHHSTKYVCNNHKILSEHLPPSTLITTKILSIDTEEESVSLSLLPKDTGKSDVLPESLGLPLHLFEEEKTKCEVQKRNNKRKLSESEQVSKKKKKKKSKADGNDSGVEVYFREEDDDDDDDDAKKPQSGSIKETQSSAGLSRLQVAAGFSWDVGLNSLKPLSAVQESESSDEEEPDKSNKAQKKSRHELEQGKKAAEKALMQREAELMDPSLQPEDAAAFERLLLASPNSSLLWLQYMAHHLQATQIEQARAVAERALKTISFREEQEKLNVWVALLNLENMYGTEESLKKVFERALQFCEPMPVYQQLADIYTKSEKMKEAESLYKTMVKRFRQHKAVWLSYGTFLLQRGQSDAANSLLQRALKSMPSKESVDVIAKFAQLEFRYGDAERGRTMFDKVLTSYPKRTDLWSVFIDLMIKHGSQKDVRELFDRVIHLSVSVKKIKFFFKRYLEYEKKHGTPQSVQAVKEKAVEFVESKGVEASK; encoded by the exons ATGGCATCAGTGGAAGAGGATTTCCCTCGTGGGGGGACAGTATCGAAACCCACCTCGAGTAAAATAGTGGCGCAGCGGACAGATGTGGATAACTTGTTCCAG TCTAATGAAGAGTCAGAAACGAAAAAAAGGAAGGGGACTTTAAAAGATGATGGAAAGAAGATCAAGAAACCTAAAGCAggcaaagaaaaagaggaaacccTGACTCTGAACGCATCAGCCAAAATTGTGGAAATCTTGCATATCAAG AATGTGAGGGAGGGTATGCTGTTGCTGGGTTGTGTTAAGGACGTAGCAGACTTCGAGGTGACAGTCAGCCTGCCTTGTGGCCTGCAAGGCTTCCTCAGCATCAGAAACATCTCTGACTCGTATACAAAGATGCTTAGTGAGCAGCTGGATTCAGCTGATATGGAG GACATTTGTTCACTGCCAGACCTCCTTTGTCCCGGGATGATAGTGAGGTGTGCAGTTGCCAAATTGGACACGTCCAAAGGAGGTAACCTTAGCatccagctgtcaatcaatcCAAAGCTGGTCAACAAGGCTCTCACTACAAGCTCTCTGAATGCTGGCATG GCTTTAAGTGGATGCGTGGAAAGTGTGGAGGACCATGGCTACATTGTAGATATAGGCATCAAAGGAACTAACGCCTTCCTGCCTAAGAAAAAGGGACCTAACAATCAGGAAG ATCTGAAAGTGGGTCAGTATGTGACATCTACAGTAGAGGCAGTAAAAAATGAAGGACGGGTGGTCCGTCTTTCTGTCAGCCAGCTAAACAGCAGTCAGGCCTGTATTCGGTCAACTCAGGGATGGAACCTCACCAACCTTCTGCCTGGTCTTCTGGTTAACGCTACAAtcaaaaag GTGACCAAACATGGACTGAGTGTGTCCTTCTTGTCCTCCTTCACTGGCCAGGTGGACTTTCTCCACATGGAGCCAAAAGAGGCATCAAGCTACAAAGAGGGGGATGAG GTTCGTGCCTGCGTGTTGTACGTGGAGCCGTCCACCCGTCTGGTGGCTCTGAGCCTACGCAGCTACCTCCTTCAACCAGGAATCAGGGTTGACCCGTGTCCTCCTGGAGATGACCGCGTTGGAGAGGTGGTGAAGTCCTGCAAGATGACCACAGTTCACCACATGTCTGGAGCCATACTGGAACTGCCAGACAAAACCATGGCCTTCGCTCAC AAAAACCACCTTAGAGAGCCCAAAGCCCAACTTAATGAAAACAGACTACTGGCCATGCCTGAACACACCTGCAGGATTCTGGATTTTAGCCTGATGGACAACATTTATTTTGTTAGTCTTCGCAA GAGTGTGATTGACAAGCCCTTCTTTAGATACCATGATCTTCAGGCTGGTCAGGTCGTAGAG GGGACAGTGACAGTCCTGCTGGCTCATGGCATGGTGGTGCATCTGGCCGACCACATCAAGGGCCTGGTACCACGAACGCACCTCTCCGACATCCTCCTTAAAAACCCAGAGAAGAAGTATACGGAGGGCATGAAGGTCAAATGTCGC GTGCTGTCAGTAGAGCCGGAACATAAGAAGCTCTTCCTGACCAGGAAGAAGGCCCTGGTTGAAAGCTCCTTGCCATTGTTCCGCACCATTTCGGATGCTCGCCCCGGCTGCGTATCCCACGGTTATATTGTCTGCATCAAAGACTTTGGCTGCATAGTTCGTTTCTACAATGACGTCAAAGGTCTGGTGCCGCTCAGCGAGCTCGGTTCAGAGCCCATCAGCCAGCCCAAGGATTTCTTTTATATAGGGCAG GTTTTGAAGACTAAAGTTCTTCAATGTGATCGCGAGAAGGCCAAGTTGCTGCTGTCTTTTaaaggggtgatggagggagctgcagagcaaaccGCTGCACCCAAGCTTGACTGCAAGGTGGGGGAG AAGCTGGAAGCTAAGGTCCTGAAAAAGATGCCCAACGGGCTGGAGGTAGCCATTCTCCCTGAAGAAATCCGTGCATAtcttcccacaatgcatctttCTGATCACTTGTCCAACTGCCCGCTGCTGTGGGAATGCTTACAAGAAGGAGACAGCATCTCAAACCTCATCTACATCAATAGGAGTCACCAGAATATC ACACTGACCAAAAAACCAACCATCAGGTGGTCGCTGGAAGAAGGAGTGGCTGCCAAAGACTTCTCTGAAATTAAAGTTGGAACACAGCTGTTTGGCTGGATCAAGAACATAATGCCTTATGGTGTTTTTGTAGAGTTCCCATACGGCCTTGTTGGCCTTGCACCCAAATCT GCCATGGCTGACAGATTCATCAGCGACACCAAAACTACCTACCAGCTGGGCCAGACTGTCATTGCCAAGGTGACCAACCTGGATGAGGAGAAACGGCGTTTCCTGGTCACGCTGAAGATTTCGGAGGTCATATCCCCAGTGGGGGATGTCCTGACCCGACTGATTAATGGGCTTCAGGAGAGGAAAGCCATGACTGAGATGTCGTTAGCAAGAG ATGACAGCGAGCTTCGCCAGCAGCTGGCTGCACTGTCTGTCGGCCAGAGGCTGAAACTGACTGTAAACACTGCAACAGACAACGGCGCCACGTTTGTGTCTGACGAGCTGCACGGCGCAACCATACAGGCGTCTAAGCACCACGTCACGG GTATGAATTTGGTTCCAGGACAGAAAGTTACGGCAGTCATCCTCCATATTGACCTTCTGTCCACATGTGTCCACGTGTCCATCCTATCCAGGCTTTTGGGGAAGAAGAGATCC ttgAATGAAGGATCCAAATACACAGCGACTGTGGAGCACATCAACCAAGACTTTGCCGTCATCTTCCTGGATAATACAGCACATCTGACTGTGATCCAGACCAGCAGCCACCTGAACCACACAGACATCCAGGAGCTGAAGCTGGGGATGAGTTTGACGGTGGAGCTCATAGAAGCCAGCTGTGAGAAGGCACATGGGCTCCCCCTAGTGGCCTGGGAGCGCAGCGCTCCAAAGCGCCAGAACGTGCCCTCAGCCAGCCAGAAGGGCTGTTGCTTTGGTGAAGTCGTGCAGGCTAAAGTGAAGTCAGTGAAGCCGACCCTCATTCAGGTCACCTTAGAGGACGGAAGCACTGGCACTGTGCACGTGTCTGAGGTCATGGATCCCAAAGATTTGTGCCAGGGATTCCTCCCCACACTTTCAGTTAAAGTCGGCAGTACGGTAACCGCGAGGGTCATTGGAGGACGGGAGGCCTCCAGTCacag ATTGTTGCCATTCTCTCATCCAAATTTTAAATACACTATTTTGGACCTCACTCTAATACCCAG CAAACTGGACAAAAGTGTGGCCCTCAAATCGGTTTCGATTAAAGAACACCTTAACAGCTACAAAGTTGGGGAAGAAATCACATGCTTTGTATCAAAG TTTCACCCTGACAGGAAGGTGTTGGAAGTCACCACTCATCCCGGTGTTACTGGGACGGTTGAGCTGTTGGCCATGGTCACCAATCCAAGA AATGCCACCCACCCAGAAAGCGTGTTTAAGGTGGGTCAGGCAGTATATGCCAAAGTGGTAGAAAGGAGCACCAAACCTCAGCGCTTCATCCTGTCGCTCACAG GTGTAACTAAGCTGGAAAAGGGTGCCGTTACTCTTGGAATGGTGGTAAATATTGACCCTCAAAAAGGCCTTCTGGTCAAACTTCCCTTCGGTGGCATGGGCACTGTTGCTATCACTGACCTGGCTGATGCCTACAGGCCAAACCCCTTAGGTGGATACAGCAAAAATCAGATACTCAG GTTTTTCCTTCTTGGGAATAACAATGGCAAGTGGCAGTTGTCTTTACGTCCATCGAG GCTGAATGCAGAGGCCAAGACAGTGAAGGACCCGGAAATTTTGTCTGTAGATGAATTAAAGGAAGGCCAAATCATCAGAGGCTACATCAAATCTGTAGAAAAGTGTGGGATCTTCATCAG gCTGTCAAGGAGCATCGTGGGAAGAACGGAGCTTCACCACTCCACAAAATACGTCTGCAACAACCACAAGATCCTCTCTGAGCACCTCCCTCCCAGCACGCTGATCACCACCAAGATCCTCAG TATTGACACGGAGGAGGAGTCGGTGAgtctctctctgcttcccaAGGACACTGGGAAGTCAGATGTGCTTCCAGAGTCTCTCGGTCTGCCCCTCCATCTATTTGAAGAGGAGAAAACGAAATGTGAGGTGCAGAAGAGGAACAACAAGCGCAAGCTCTCTGAAAGTGAACAG GtctcaaagaaaaagaaaaagaagaaatcaaagGCGGATGGCAACGACAGTGGAGTAGAGGTGTACTtcagagaggaggatgatgatgatgatgacgatgacgctAAAAAACCACAGTCTGGATCCATAAAA GAGACGCAGAGCTCTGCGGGGCTGTCCAGGCTGCAGGTAGCAGCAGGCTTCTCCTGGGACGTGGGACTGAATTCCCTCAAGCCCCTATCCGCAGTGCAGGAGAGCGAGTCCAGCGACGAAGAGGAACCTGACAAAAGTAACAAG GCCCAGAAGAAGTCTCGCCACGAGCTTGAGCAGGGGAAGAAGGCGGCAGAGAAGGCCCTGATGCAGCGGGAGGCCGAGCTGATGGATCCCAGCCTGCAGCCCGAGGACGCAGCCGCATTTGAGCGTTTGTTGCTCGCTTCCCCCAACAGCTCCCTGCTGTGGCTCCAGTACATGGCCCATCATCTACAGGCCACCCAGATTGAGCAGGCCCGTGCGGTGGCAGAGAGGGCCCTCAAAACCATCTCCTTCAG agaagagcaggaaaagctAAACGTGTGGGTGGCCCTGTTGAACCTGGAGAACATGTATGGCACCGAGGAGAGCCTAAAGAAGGTGTTTGAGCGGGCACTGCAGTTCTGCGAGCCCATGCCTGTGTACCAGCAGCTGGCCGACATCTACACAAAGTCTGAGAAGATGAAG GAGGCAGAGAGCCTGTATAAGACGATGGTGAAGCGCTTCCGTCAGCATAAGGCCGTGTGGCTAAGTTACGGCACGTTCCTTCTTCAGCGGGGTCAAAGTGACGCTGCCAACTCTCTCCTGCAGAGGGCGCTAAAGAGCATGCCTTCAAAAGAAA GTGTAGATGTGATCGCAAAGTTTGCTCAGCTGGAGTTCCGGTACGGCGATGCGGAGCGAGGTCGCACCATGTTTGACAAAGTCCTGACAAGCTACCCAAAACGCACAGACCTGTGGTCCGTCTTTATTGATCTTATGATTAAACATGGGTCACAGAAGGATGTCAG GGAGCTTTTTGATCGCGTGATCCATTTGAGTGTTTCGGTGAAAAAGATCAAATTCTTCTTCAAGCGCTACCTGGAGTACGAGAAGAAGCACGGCACCCCGCAGAGCGTCCAGGCGGTCAAAGAGAAGGCCGTGGAGTTTGTCGAATCCAAGGGCGTTGAAGCTTCCAAATGA